The following proteins are co-located in the Pirellulales bacterium genome:
- a CDS encoding glycosyltransferase, producing the protein MSVTTLVIPCYNEARRLRLNAFASHLKTDRSTRFLFVDDGSTDETAAMLADFCRERGSQCRLLRLTRNGGKAEAVRQGMLSALFWSEGRLEEPARKAAAALVTAPGDGEGPAERAEGESPRANPPRGEYVGFWDADLATPLAALAEFREVLDHDKRIEWVFGSRIRLLGRAIERQPLRHYLGRGWATAVSLLLRLPVYDTQCGAKLFRANDELRSVLSDPFISRWVFDVELIARLICARRRWGGAPATAAIFESPLREWRDVEGSKVRPRDFWKGAVDLARIYRHYRRCLRGAVDHAKGQT; encoded by the coding sequence ATGAGCGTCACGACGCTTGTCATCCCGTGCTACAACGAGGCGCGCCGCCTGCGGCTGAACGCCTTCGCCTCGCACCTGAAAACCGATCGGTCGACGCGATTCTTGTTTGTGGACGACGGCAGCACGGACGAGACTGCCGCCATGCTCGCCGATTTTTGCCGCGAGCGGGGGTCGCAGTGTCGGCTGCTGCGGCTGACACGCAACGGTGGCAAGGCCGAGGCAGTGCGGCAAGGCATGCTGTCGGCGTTGTTCTGGTCCGAAGGGAGATTGGAGGAACCTGCCCGGAAAGCCGCCGCCGCGCTCGTGACCGCGCCGGGAGACGGCGAAGGACCGGCCGAGCGGGCAGAGGGAGAATCGCCGCGCGCGAACCCGCCACGGGGAGAATATGTCGGATTTTGGGACGCCGATCTGGCGACGCCGCTTGCGGCGCTAGCGGAGTTTCGCGAGGTGCTGGATCACGACAAGCGGATCGAATGGGTGTTTGGCTCGCGAATTCGCTTGCTGGGGCGCGCGATCGAGCGGCAACCGCTGCGGCACTATTTGGGACGCGGGTGGGCCACCGCGGTTTCGCTGCTGCTGCGCTTGCCGGTGTACGACACACAATGCGGCGCGAAATTGTTTCGGGCGAACGACGAGTTGCGGAGCGTGCTATCCGATCCGTTCATTTCGCGGTGGGTGTTCGACGTGGAGTTGATTGCGCGGTTGATATGCGCACGGCGACGATGGGGTGGGGCGCCAGCGACGGCGGCCATTTTTGAGTCGCCGCTACGCGAATGGCGCGATGTGGAGGGCTCGAAGGTGCGGCCGCGCGATTTCTGGAAAGGAGCGGTCGATTTGGCGCGCATTTACCGCCATTATCGCCGCTGCCTGCGCGGCGCCGTTGACCATGCCAAAGGGCAAACTTAA